A genomic segment from Flavobacterium sp. 9R encodes:
- the gldJ gene encoding gliding motility lipoprotein GldJ, translating into MKVKKILNLKLITSILLIAGLASCSKKSSSSNSSRATGWNLDRQKNVAAKNKNQAGPGLVFVEGGTFTMGKVQDDVMHDWNNSPTQQHVQSFYMDETEVTNSMYLEYLEWLKKVFPPTEENYKNIYEGASPDTLVWRNRLGYNETMTNNYLRHPSYAEYPVVGVNWIQANEFAKWRTERVNESMLEKTGYIKKNAKNTDVSAESTFSTETYLASPTSVYGGNEEIVLKERSKRKAPKAGKDGKVAEHKNVYAQRSSGILLPEYRLPTEAEWEYAAAADVGQREYNIYKGQKKYPWSGSYTRSGKRVSKGDQLANFKQGNGDYGGIAGWSDDGADITNQVKKYPANDFGLYDMAGNVAEWVADVYRPIIDNEWNDFNYYRGNLYTKNKIGKDGKVEIVTSKTIEYDTLSNGKLVARAYPGQIAQVPVDENETYLRQNFDKSNNINYRDGDKQSTRFYDFGNTGDETKGEKDARKMYNSPKHNVAVDSLGKMSRKYDSSSKRTTLINDEVRVFKGGSWRDRAYWLDPAQRRYLPQDMATDYIGFRCAMSSVGPKAQKRKSPRN; encoded by the coding sequence ATGAAAGTAAAGAAAATTTTGAACTTAAAATTGATCACATCAATTTTACTGATTGCAGGATTAGCTAGTTGTAGTAAAAAATCTAGCTCTAGTAATTCTTCAAGAGCAACTGGATGGAACTTAGATCGTCAAAAAAACGTTGCTGCTAAAAACAAAAATCAAGCTGGCCCTGGTTTGGTTTTCGTAGAAGGAGGAACTTTTACTATGGGTAAAGTTCAAGATGATGTAATGCACGATTGGAACAATTCTCCTACACAACAACACGTTCAATCCTTTTATATGGATGAAACAGAAGTAACCAACTCTATGTACTTAGAGTATTTAGAATGGTTGAAAAAAGTTTTCCCTCCAACTGAAGAAAATTACAAAAATATATATGAAGGAGCATCTCCAGATACTTTGGTATGGAGAAACCGCTTGGGTTATAATGAAACTATGACCAACAACTATTTGAGACACCCATCTTATGCTGAATATCCAGTAGTAGGAGTAAATTGGATTCAAGCCAATGAGTTTGCTAAATGGAGAACGGAACGTGTAAATGAAAGTATGCTTGAGAAAACAGGTTACATAAAGAAAAATGCAAAAAACACCGATGTTTCTGCTGAAAGTACTTTTAGTACTGAAACATATTTGGCTTCACCTACATCTGTTTATGGTGGAAATGAAGAAATCGTTCTTAAAGAAAGATCTAAAAGAAAAGCGCCTAAGGCTGGTAAAGATGGAAAAGTAGCTGAGCACAAAAATGTTTATGCACAACGTTCTTCAGGAATTTTATTACCTGAGTACCGTTTACCAACTGAAGCTGAGTGGGAATACGCTGCAGCAGCAGATGTGGGGCAAAGAGAATACAATATTTATAAAGGTCAAAAGAAATACCCTTGGTCTGGTAGTTACACTCGTTCAGGAAAACGTGTTTCTAAAGGAGATCAGTTAGCTAACTTCAAGCAAGGAAATGGTGATTATGGTGGAATTGCTGGTTGGTCTGATGACGGAGCAGACATTACTAACCAAGTAAAAAAATATCCTGCAAATGATTTTGGTTTGTATGATATGGCTGGAAACGTTGCCGAATGGGTTGCCGATGTTTATCGTCCTATTATTGACAATGAATGGAATGATTTTAATTATTACAGAGGTAATCTTTATACAAAAAATAAAATTGGTAAAGATGGTAAAGTTGAAATAGTTACTTCTAAAACTATCGAATACGATACATTGAGTAATGGTAAATTAGTTGCTAGAGCGTATCCAGGTCAAATTGCACAAGTTCCTGTTGATGAAAATGAAACTTATTTGAGACAAAATTTTGATAAGAGTAACAACATCAACTATAGAGATGGTGATAAACAATCTACTCGTTTTTATGATTTCGGAAACACAGGTGATGAAACTAAAGGCGAAAAAGATGCGCGTAAAATGTACAACTCACCTAAACATAATGTAGCTGTAGATAGTTTAGGTAAAATGTCTAGAAAATATGATTCATCTAGTAAAAGAACAACTTTGATTAACGATGAAGTTCGTGTTTTCAAAGGAGGATCTTGGAGAGATAGAGCGTATTGGTTAGATCCAGCTCAAAGAAGATATTTGCCACAAGATATGGCAACTGATTATATTGGTTTTAGATGCGCAATGTCTAGTGTTGGACCAAAAGCACAAAAAAGAAAATCACCAAGAAATTAA
- the murF gene encoding UDP-N-acetylmuramoyl-tripeptide--D-alanyl-D-alanine ligase — MDIASIHNLFLQCDSVSIDTRKILPNSLFVAIKGENFDANTFAAEALSKGAKFVLIDNSSYYIDERTILVDDSLLALQQLAQFHRNYLKIPIIALTGSNGKTTTKELIHTVLSKKFNTKATIGNLNNHIGVPLTLLSFTKETEIGVVEMGANHKKEIEFLCQLATPDYGYITNFGKAHLEGFGGVEGVIEGKSEMYAYLSFANKTTFINLEDPIQVEKSQSLTCYSFGINKSSAAVNITVIEANPFVTIKYDGYSIVTHLIGLYNANNINAALTIGKYFEVPMDSIKEALENYIPENNRSQMVVKGSNTILLDAYNANPSSMAVAIDNFIQLEKPNKIMVLGDMFELGEESLFEHQQLVQRLSGVPDVRCFFVGKAFFDCSIVQENFKFYATFDVFSAYLTDHPFSEATLLIKGSRGMALERTLNYL; from the coding sequence ATGGATATAGCTAGCATTCATAACCTATTCTTACAGTGTGATTCCGTTTCTATTGACACACGTAAAATTTTACCTAACTCATTATTTGTAGCCATTAAAGGTGAAAATTTTGATGCCAATACATTTGCCGCTGAGGCTCTAAGTAAAGGTGCCAAATTTGTTCTAATTGATAATTCAAGTTATTACATAGATGAAAGAACGATTTTGGTAGATGATAGTTTATTGGCACTACAGCAATTGGCTCAATTTCATAGAAATTATCTCAAAATTCCTATTATTGCCTTGACAGGTAGCAACGGAAAAACGACTACAAAAGAGTTGATTCATACCGTTCTTTCTAAGAAATTCAATACTAAGGCAACGATAGGTAATTTGAATAATCATATTGGGGTTCCCTTGACTTTGCTTTCGTTTACAAAGGAAACTGAGATAGGTGTAGTTGAAATGGGGGCGAATCATAAAAAAGAGATTGAGTTTCTTTGCCAATTGGCTACACCTGATTATGGTTATATTACCAATTTTGGTAAGGCACATTTAGAGGGTTTTGGTGGCGTTGAAGGTGTGATTGAAGGTAAAAGTGAGATGTATGCTTATTTGTCTTTTGCTAATAAAACAACTTTTATTAATCTTGAGGACCCAATTCAGGTTGAAAAATCACAGTCACTAACTTGTTATTCTTTTGGTATTAATAAAAGTAGTGCTGCTGTCAATATTACAGTAATAGAGGCGAATCCTTTTGTAACAATAAAATATGATGGATATTCTATAGTTACTCATTTGATAGGTTTGTATAATGCTAATAATATCAATGCAGCTCTTACTATAGGTAAGTATTTTGAAGTGCCAATGGACTCAATTAAAGAAGCATTAGAAAATTATATTCCTGAGAATAATCGTTCTCAAATGGTTGTCAAAGGGTCGAATACAATTCTATTAGATGCATATAATGCTAATCCGAGTAGTATGGCGGTTGCTATAGATAATTTTATTCAATTGGAAAAACCTAACAAAATAATGGTTTTAGGGGATATGTTTGAACTAGGGGAAGAAAGTCTGTTCGAACACCAACAGTTGGTTCAACGCCTTTCTGGAGTTCCTGACGTTCGTTGTTTTTTTGTAGGGAAAGCTTTTTTTGATTGTAGTATAGTCCAAGAAAATTTTAAATTTTATGCTACTTTCGATGTTTTTTCTGCTTATTTGACCGATCATCCTTTTTCAGAGGCCACCTTGTTGATTAAAGGTTCAAGAGGTATGGCCTTGGAAAGAACACTAAATTACTTGTAA